The window GCCCTCTTCTACTCAGCCCATCCACACCTCACCTTCTGCACTTTACCTTTAAATCCACTTCGGACCCTCTCCCTTCCAAAGGAGGCCCATCTCTTCCCTGCCATCCCCCACTGTGTATGTACCTCTAACAGCCTCCTTTGGAAGGAGCATCCGGCCCTATTTCTTCTGCCTGCCAAAGTGGTTCACACAGCAATCCCAGTGCAGGTGTGATATCCTCTATTCTCCTCTCTGACCCTGTGGATCTGAGGTACATGACTACACAAGTTGGTATCCATCCTTCTCTGGCCTTCAAACCTCTCAACTGCAACACCCAATCTATCCACGCCCACCCTCTCTCATCCATCCCTGCCTCCCCACCAACCTGTAGCACACTCAGATTTTCtaaggtaaaaataatttcagtgaaAATATGTTATACGCATTAGAGAGGGCGCTGCGAACTGCCTCTATGGCGCATGCCATGTACTTTATATTCTTCCTAGTATATCAAATTGGAAATTTGAAAATTCAGTCTAGCTAAGTATCACATTCTTATCCAGCATGGTTgtcaatttaataaaatatactcCAAAAAACTTTTTACCAGGGTAGTGTTTGTGTTCTGGGTGAGCTGTGTTTTATGACCTCTACCTTCAGATGTGGCCTTATTTTTCCAGTTAGTTCCACTCCTCAGAAgagtgttttgggttttttttttgcaatttttggccagggctgggtttgaacccgccacctcaggcatatagggctggcgcccttcccctttgagccacaggagccaccctcatTAAATCCTTTTGAAATCCCAgttttctggcttggtgcctataatTAAATTGGGTTGGTGCTCAGATCCCAACTAATCAAGCATTCTCAAACAGTTGGAATTAAATTTCTGGCTTGGTGCTCTGGGCGGCAGCCACCGGAGGCGGGCGCGGGGgtggcccatagctcagtggttagggcaccagccacatgcactggggctgatgggtttgaacccagcccaggcctgctaaacaatgacaacaatgacaaaaaaagctgggtgcctgtagtcccagctactggaaggctgaggcaagagaatcactgaagcccaagagttggaggttgctgtgagctgtgaagccacagcactctactggggttgacatagtgagactctatctcaaagcaAAAGAAATCCCAGTTTTCTATGCACCTCTGGAAAAACACAGGAAGTACATTTTTGTTATCTTGTTTTGCAacaatatttttagaatttcttagTTTTAGTTTGGGTGGtatggctcaggcttgtaatcccagcactctgggaggctgaggcaggaagattacttgagctcaggaatttgagaccagcctaagcaagagtgagaccctgtctctactaaaaatagaaaaattagttgggcattatggtgggtatctgtagtcccagctcctcaggaggctgaggcaggcgggttgcttgaacccaggagtttgaggtttctgtgagctatgatgacatggtgctctagcctggagcaacagagtgagactctgtctcaataaataaataaaaatttaaaaaatgcattagttttatttgtaatatgaTAAATACCGATAGATATAATCCACATAAATAATGTGGTTTTtaaccactgctttagatgatAAAACACTATCTCTTTTTTCCCCAGTATTTATGAAAGTTTAGTTTTTGGTATGTCTCTTTagcacattttaaataattataataactgaGTATTTTTAGTTCTGTAGTTTTATATTGCATATAAGCATGGTCCTCTAAAtagttattttgtctttttcctttcccctcttcttcAAATGAACATGTAGAATCAGAATACAAagtaagtttcatttattttaaaatattttgtctatGATCAGTGGACTAATTGGAACAGTCCTTGTATTACTTCTCCTATCAAtgtgatgctttttaaaaagagaaataattcagAATCAGAAATATTTGAATGTAGGCTTATTGATGAGATTCAAAATGTATCAATAATAACAGTGGTGATTGATATTACACatgatattataatttttttggtaaTATAATGTACATGTGTACTAGGAGAAGAATGAAATGGTTTCTTGGCATAGTATTTGGCTTAACTGGAGCTCCAAGCTCGTGGGCCCTGTAACTGATGGCAAATATTCATTTGTGAGAATGCTCCTTAGCTCTAGAGCTGTACAAAGACAGCAGACAGGGTGGATTCGGCCTGTGGGTGGCGCTGTGCCAACTCCTGTTTTAGAGGAAGGTTCTACAAAAGTGATCTGAATCAGAAGCGTTGATATCACCTTGGAACTTAAGaatgaaaattattcaaaaatctCTAAGTCAGAGGCTCTGGGAAATGGGGCCCAGCCAACTGTCTCTGTAAAAGCCCCGTTGACAATTTCTAGCAGCTACAGTTTGCTAATCACAGCTGGATGTCGTATCACCCATGTATCTGTATCTACACAGACAGAGATTTACCTGATTATTCATTTGGGGAGCTGTGATCGACCCCTGTGTAATTATGCGTGACTACTCTTCTACCACACATTAAGGACTTCATTTAAGGgaaaatcattttctatttctccttcatcCACCAATAAAGTGATATCACCAATAAAGTGGTAAGAAAGTAACAACTTTTCCTATTCATGAAAAGTCTCGAGACTCCAGGCACAGCGAGCCGGCAACGCAAGTGTTCAGACGCTGCTCCTGCTGGACAGGTGCCCTGGGGCGGAGGAGAGGGGGGGCGCGAGGCTCAGCCAGGTCCCCTGGCGGGGACCCCAGGAGCCACAGCCTTCAAAACATGGAGGTAATTCAATCTCCACCACCATCCCCGTGAGTAAATTGAAACCGAGATAATGGCTTTCAAGTCACTCCACTTGTCAAGATAGAAACAGAACCTGTCAAGACAGGTTGTCAAAATCACTTGACCAGGTGAACCGTACAAACAGCCTCCAGCTCCACCCGCCTGGGCGGTGGCGCACCAGCTTTTCAGAATTACACCTACGAATCCAGTCACTCATCTCTGCAAAACACTCGAGCAGAATGAaaccttcccctttcccctttccacgCTAGCACCTGGGGAAGAGCCCCCTGAAGTCATTCGCCTATTTCTGATGCCTCTAAAATCATGGGCAGGTTTGAAGAGACACCACCTGCCCATCGGGGAGCAGAGGCCTTGCGTTGCCCAGGAGGAAGCAAATTCTGCTCCTCAAAAGCCCGGGGTGCAAAAGTGACCTTAAGATCTCCCCACAGGCAAGCAGAGAGGAGATGCTTTCGTTAAGCTAAGGAGACGCAGTCAGGCTCAGTCTTTCCCTTTATGTCTCCACCCCGCAACTGGGATTCTGTGGAGTTGGGGAGTGCGGCCACAAAGCTCCCAGCCCGGTGACCGTGTGAGTCACGCTGCAGCCCGCCCCGCGCCCGCGCCCCTTCCGCGCCCCGCGGCCCGGGCGCCCAGCGACTCACAATCACCGGCAGGGAGCACATGGTGAAGAGCACGGTCATCAGGGCCAGCAGCACCAGGTGGTCCAGCTCCTCCAGGGGCTGTGGGGATGCGTCCCTTTCGCCGGCGCGCGGCTCCCTGGTGGCCGAGGGCGCGAGGCGCCGCAGCCGCCGGTGCATGGCGTAGAGGTTGCGCATCGCGCCCAGATTGCACAGCACGGTGGCGGCTACCAGCAACGCCAGGAGGCTGGAGTAGAGCACGGAGTAGCCCAGCACCGACCGCGAGCCCTCCTCGCGCACCATCTGGATGAAGCACCAGGTGCCGGGACAGTACTGCACGAACCTCCCGAAGCCCGCGAAGGGCAGCGCGCAGAACGCCAGGCACAAGGCGCTCCCGACCGGCGCCACCAGCGCGCCCCTGCGCGCGGTGACGTGCCGTCGGTAGAAGAAGGGGTGCTCCAGGGACAGCCAGCACTCCAGCGCCATGGCCAGCAGCTGCAGCGTCGAGGCGAGCCCAAAGAAGGACATGAAGAAGGCGAAGAGCGGGCACAGCCAGCTGTCCGCCGCCGGCACCAGCACCCTCAGGCTCCGGTTCTGCGCGTAGGCGGCCAGCACCACGGGGCTCACCAGGCACTTGCCCAGCAGGTCGGTGATCGTCAGGCCGCACACCAGCACGTAGAAGACCGAGGGCGGCGGGCGCGGCGGGCGCGACCCCAGCCCCGAACGCACCAGCAGCCCCAGGGCCAGCAGGTTGCCCAGGAGGCCGGCGCTGAACAGCACGCAGCTCATCGTCGCCGAGTTGCCCTTCTCCACccagctggtgttgtggcagcgGTAGAACGGCGACCTCATGGCGGGCGGGGTGGAGGCCGCGGGAGGGCCGGGAGCCCCGGGGCGCAGGTGCGGAGGAGCCCCCGGCCGGCCACGGGGCTCTGGCGGGGAGGCCGCGCCTCGGAGGGAGCTCGGCGTCGGGGCTGCCCGGCCGCCTCCTATGTAAGCCCGGTCACGCCCTCTCCGGAGGGCGGGACGCGCCTCCCGCCGCCCCGGCCGCGCGCGGGGTTCTCCGGAGAGGCCGACCCCAACGCCCGAAGCCGGGGGGTGGTAGGGGGGAGAACTGGAGGTGGCCAGAAGTCTGAGCGCGCAGGACTGGCCCTCCCGGAGGGGCGAGGGAAGCGGGCGGCAGCCGCCGGAGGCGGGCGCGGGGGTGGCGTCGCAGCTCTGTGGGTGCCGAGAGCGCTGAGTGAGCCAAGGGGGCCCAGGGCCCCACCTGTTCTTGACTTAGCAGGTATGGAGGGGTGAAGGGAACACGATTGCCCAGCGCTGTAAGCCCGAGGCCGTTCTCTTCTAGACTGTCTGATGTGCAGCATTAACCATCAGCTCATCGcaaggtggggaaactgagacccacgGTGACggagctagtaagtggcagagctgggcctCGAACCTGGATCTCCTGTCGATAGAGTCCATCTGTTTTGCTTCCCCGGCTCATCCTCCCAAGAGGTCGGCCAGGTTTCAGGGAAGCGGGGAGACAGCTCCGGGGACGGTGTAGACCCCTGGGAAGGGCAAGGTTAACAGCGCTGCTGCTGTCCCCTGATAGGCCTGGGGTCcggcctgctgctgctgctctgtgcctgggGGACTTGCTTAGTCTGCTCTTTGGAGGCACAGAAAGGGCAGGTGGCGAGTGCGGGCGCATAGGAAGCGCTCAGCCCTTGCTTCTGTCGCGACTCTCACAGGATGGAAGGGAGTTAGCTGAGCCTATGCTTAGTTGAAGTTTTTAGCATGGATTTTTAGAACCAGAAAATAGTATACTTGGTTTGTTTTCTCACACTTGTAGCCGGGACTACAAGAAACATCTCTTCCCTTCTGGCCTCTGACTTGGCTGCATTAAAGGCAAGGGAGTTAACTGTGATAAGTgcgatttgtttttttctttaacatccaATACCCTGGCTTCCAGCGCGGAATGTGAGCGGGATGCCTGAGGCCACTTTACGCAAGCAAGTAGATTATGCCTTGGCTTGAAGAGACTCATtttttggctctgtgcctgttGTAATGGACAGTCGTGGAAAGAGCAGGACCCCTGGGCTTTAGATGAGGAAGCTGGAAGGGTGGACAGAGAGGCTGCCTCCGGACTGAAAGCCTGGCTAGTAATTCAGGCCAGGGGGTGGAGGGTAAGAAGCCATGATTTGGAATTAGATCATTATAAACTCCACcatagctgtgtgaccctggattagttacttaacctctctgagtctcagtctcTTCATAAATAGGATATGGGACTTAGGCTGAAGGCTGAACTCATGGGGTTGTTGTGAGGTTGAGAAAACATGAAGCGTTAATAAGAACTGAATTTATAGGTCCTTTTATACCTTGTATGTTGGGCACTCTCTAAGCCTTTCACATCTCTTAGCTCAATAGAAGGCCTTTCACAAGGAGGTTCCTCTGCCTTGCACCTTCTCTGTCTCTCAGCCCCACCTCTCATCCCCAGCTCCAGCTCGGAGCAAATAAAGATGGGTTCAGAAGGGTCCCACTTGAGTTcatggaggggaagaaggagTGGGCCCTAAAATCAGAAGACATGAGAGTGGATGAAAGCTGAGGTCTCCTCCTTAGAcagacaggtgcacacacacTCTTTACATCAATTTCAGGGTGTTCCTTTTTCTGAAGTCCCCCTGTAGTATCCAGAGGAGGCCGGACAGATACTAGCGAAAGAATCCTTCCTATGCATGGCTCATCTTCTGAAGTACCCACTACAGCTCTCGCAGCCTCATTTTTTCTGTCACAGCTGTCTCCAACTTCTTATTCCCTCTGGAAATAGTGCTAGGGAGAGAAGAGCCCGATCATGTAAACATCTTAAGAACAACCCCCAAATGTGGCAGATGGCGGGCGGTGGTCCCCTGACATGGTTTACACATGTCATGATTCGAAGTTTGAAGGCTTTGAAGGAGCACAATTCAGGAAACCACATATTTCCTCCTGGGCAACGTAGCTGGTCTCTGCCATGGGGTTTCTGGTTGTCTTTCCTGCCTGCCTTGCTGCTGTCCACCCTGCCCTGTCCTCAGGCTTCATTTTGGAGAGTTGTGTTCCTGCTCCTAAAAGAAATCCGATTTTATAACTTCATTGCAGTGCCAAGGAAAGTATCATTTGTTCATGCATCAAGGATTTTTTTGAGCTCCTACTTTGTGCCGGGAACAGGGTAAGGCTTGTGGGCACCCAGGAACGCCCAGCAAATAAGGGAAGGCAAACGTCGTGTTGTGTGACTTTACAAGCGTACAGATTTGAATATCAGCTTTCAGAATAACCAggctaaatgttttttttttttctttagggggaaacttttaatgaaaatatttcaagcccAATTAATGGTAAAATCACCTATATTTATATTATCTAAAGAGCTGTACCAGGCTGCTTAATTGAGTTATAAGACAAATCTTCTGGAAAAATATGTATGACATCATGTGAACagactactttattttattttcagtttttggccggggctgggtttgaacccaccacctccggcatatggggccggtgccctactcctttgagccacaggtgcctccccataAACAGActactttaaatatataattatattatgatAATGTAGACAAAAAACAATATATGCTCATTTTCAGTAtctgtaataattattttaaaagatgtttttagtTCAAGTTAATAggaggatacaaatttttaggttacattgttttcaattctaaagtaaagtttaagttgtagttgagcccttcacccagggggtaggctgaacaccctcacattgtgtacattaggtgagatcccatcaaTCGCCCTCCcgcctcctccc is drawn from Nycticebus coucang isolate mNycCou1 chromosome 6, mNycCou1.pri, whole genome shotgun sequence and contains these coding sequences:
- the PTGDR gene encoding prostaglandin D2 receptor, which gives rise to MRSPFYRCHNTSWVEKGNSATMSCVLFSAGLLGNLLALGLLVRSGLGSRPPRPPPSVFYVLVCGLTITDLLGKCLVSPVVLAAYAQNRSLRVLVPAADSWLCPLFAFFMSFFGLASTLQLLAMALECWLSLEHPFFYRRHVTARRGALVAPVGSALCLAFCALPFAGFGRFVQYCPGTWCFIQMVREEGSRSVLGYSVLYSSLLALLVAATVLCNLGAMRNLYAMHRRLRRLAPSATREPRAGERDASPQPLEELDHLVLLALMTVLFTMCSLPVIYRAYYGAFKDVQEKNRTSEEKEDLRALRFLSVISIVDPWIFIIFRTSVFRMFFHKIFVRPLMSGNWRSNSCQTSVESRL